The following coding sequences are from one Bradyrhizobium sp. WSM471 window:
- a CDS encoding tyrosine-type recombinase/integrase, which yields MAVVSVACEHGKEHGIVRDNPVKGLKRVKRSRSAPSASRPWTIEECRTVLAELPHQLKLPVGLAMFTGLRKGDVLALKKSAIREGRIWRRTNKTGQELSLPIHPDLAQLLKQSPQHIAITIAATTNATPWTESGFNSSFIKAMGALKRAGKIGDGLTFHGLRHTVGTLLIEAGFDIDTVRRWLGQKTLAMAIHYSETADTPQRMREVIEKLDPLGSKSRT from the coding sequence ATGGCAGTTGTATCGGTTGCATGTGAGCACGGTAAAGAGCACGGGATCGTTCGCGATAATCCGGTCAAGGGCTTGAAGCGTGTCAAGAGGTCTCGAAGCGCACCTTCAGCCAGTCGACCTTGGACAATCGAAGAATGTCGAACTGTTCTCGCAGAACTTCCCCACCAACTGAAATTACCAGTAGGGCTGGCAATGTTCACCGGTCTACGCAAGGGGGATGTTTTGGCGTTGAAGAAGAGCGCGATTCGCGAAGGTCGAATTTGGCGGCGGACGAACAAGACGGGCCAAGAACTTTCACTCCCGATCCATCCTGACTTAGCTCAATTACTAAAGCAATCGCCGCAGCACATTGCGATCACTATCGCAGCGACAACCAACGCGACGCCATGGACGGAGAGCGGCTTCAACTCCAGCTTCATCAAAGCGATGGGAGCTCTAAAGCGTGCAGGGAAGATCGGCGACGGGCTCACGTTTCATGGCCTGCGGCACACAGTTGGAACTCTGCTTATTGAGGCCGGCTTCGATATCGACACAGTCCGGCGATGGCTCGGCCAGAAGACGCTCGCAATGGCGATTCACTATTCCGAGACGGCGGACACTCCACAGCGAATGCGAGAGGTGATCGAGAAGTTGGATCCCTTGGGGAGCAAATCGCGAACGTAA
- a CDS encoding zinc-binding alcohol dehydrogenase family protein, translated as MLVRNRAAGVNNIDLLIRRGALPTEATPLPHVLGVEGAGVIDAVGPGVDTLYRGDHVMWLGDLTAGGYGPFTVIDAAYVARIAASIPFEIAAAAPVAYVTARHNIHTYGAPDPGAWILVHSAAGGVGIATLQVARNDGFRTIALTTSAKLDFTLEQGATIAIDRAASDVVEQILRVTGDQGVALSLNSVGGPTIVQDLKVLGKFGQIISFGHLGGPPQGSASDLLMPHFNKSVAIRSSDLFTLWTTKKPAFSAILRQVADDLESGSISPQIHAVIADSQAIAAHRELESGLTKGKIVIRQDI; from the coding sequence GTGCTCGTCCGCAACCGCGCGGCCGGCGTGAACAATATTGACCTGCTGATCCGTCGCGGCGCGCTGCCCACCGAGGCAACACCCTTGCCGCATGTGCTGGGGGTCGAAGGTGCCGGCGTGATCGATGCGGTCGGCCCCGGCGTCGACACTCTCTACCGCGGCGACCACGTGATGTGGCTGGGCGACCTAACGGCAGGTGGCTATGGGCCGTTCACAGTCATTGACGCCGCTTACGTCGCGAGGATTGCGGCGTCCATTCCATTCGAAATTGCCGCCGCAGCGCCGGTCGCGTACGTCACCGCTCGACACAACATCCATACCTATGGAGCTCCCGACCCGGGCGCCTGGATCCTGGTCCATTCGGCGGCGGGCGGAGTTGGCATTGCAACACTGCAGGTTGCCCGCAACGACGGCTTCAGGACGATTGCGCTGACGACATCGGCGAAGCTCGACTTTACCCTGGAACAGGGCGCTACGATTGCCATCGACCGCGCGGCAAGCGATGTCGTGGAGCAAATATTACGCGTGACGGGCGATCAGGGCGTGGCTCTCAGCCTGAATTCCGTGGGCGGCCCCACAATCGTCCAGGACCTAAAGGTGCTTGGCAAGTTCGGCCAGATCATAAGTTTTGGTCATCTCGGCGGCCCGCCGCAAGGCTCCGCGAGCGATCTGCTCATGCCGCATTTCAACAAGAGCGTAGCAATCCGAAGTTCCGACCTCTTCACGCTCTGGACCACGAAGAAGCCTGCGTTCAGTGCAATCCTTCGCCAAGTCGCGGATGATCTAGAAAGCGGCTCGATTTCGCCGCAGATTCACGCCGTCATTGCCGACTCGCAAGCGATTGCGGCACACCGAGAACTGGAATCTGGTTTGACCAAGGGCAAAATCGTCATTCGGCAAGATATTTGA
- a CDS encoding glycosyltransferase: protein MVRFEEPDLHPFDDPTYADRALIGSWTPASFRSVQGEAYTAVWASAWALNVSDELRRDKADLVVADFVLLGAFAAAEAARIPSVALMHTVYPWPVAKVPPYGPGYAPKAGPLGFCRDVLGRLIIGQLWVGNALLPLNRARALSGLHTLRSPFQQYGAARVLVLVSPAFDWPARFPANVRHVGTPEDIAKAMGAGVGWPTEGSPLVLVSLSTLNQGQSGLLRKILVALADLPVRALVTLGPALEAGEFERPSNVRLVKFVSHDEVLPQAHALVTQCGIGTVTKSLRHGVPMVCLPLVGDQHDNAARVVARDAGIRLPANADCGCIRSAIVRVLRDERFREGALALRTAMSSGETPAQHAADQIEQAACSPTGGRSG, encoded by the coding sequence TTGGTTCGGTTTGAGGAGCCCGATCTTCATCCTTTTGATGATCCAACATATGCCGACCGGGCCCTGATCGGATCTTGGACGCCGGCATCGTTTCGAAGCGTGCAGGGCGAGGCCTACACGGCCGTATGGGCATCCGCCTGGGCCCTGAATGTTTCGGACGAACTGCGGCGCGACAAAGCCGACCTTGTCGTCGCTGACTTTGTTTTGCTTGGCGCTTTTGCCGCGGCCGAGGCGGCACGCATCCCGTCAGTAGCCCTGATGCATACCGTCTATCCCTGGCCTGTCGCGAAGGTGCCGCCCTACGGACCGGGTTACGCACCGAAGGCGGGACCTTTGGGCTTCTGTCGGGACGTGCTCGGCCGCTTGATCATCGGCCAACTGTGGGTTGGCAACGCCCTCTTGCCTCTAAACAGGGCTCGGGCACTTTCTGGTTTGCACACCTTGCGATCGCCGTTCCAGCAATACGGTGCGGCGCGGGTGCTGGTCCTCGTGAGTCCAGCATTTGATTGGCCTGCGCGCTTTCCGGCCAACGTGCGTCATGTGGGCACCCCGGAAGATATAGCTAAAGCGATGGGCGCAGGCGTAGGGTGGCCGACCGAGGGTAGCCCGCTGGTCCTCGTCTCGCTCAGCACACTCAATCAGGGACAATCTGGCCTGTTGAGAAAGATCCTTGTGGCACTTGCTGACCTACCCGTCCGCGCTCTGGTCACACTCGGGCCTGCACTGGAGGCCGGAGAATTCGAGCGGCCGTCAAACGTGCGTCTCGTGAAATTCGTCTCACACGACGAGGTGTTGCCCCAGGCGCATGCTCTGGTAACTCAATGCGGCATCGGCACGGTGACAAAGTCTCTGCGACACGGGGTACCGATGGTTTGTCTGCCCCTGGTCGGCGATCAGCATGACAATGCCGCCCGAGTGGTTGCCCGCGATGCGGGAATCCGGCTGCCCGCCAACGCAGACTGCGGGTGCATTCGGTCGGCTATCGTGCGGGTTTTACGGGATGAACGTTTCCGAGAAGGTGCGCTGGCGCTTCGAACCGCAATGTCATCGGGCGAAACTCCCGCCCAGCACGCTGCCGATCAGATCGAACAGGCGGCGTGTTCGCCTACGGGTGGGCGCTCTGGCTAG
- a CDS encoding tripartite tricarboxylate transporter substrate-binding protein, producing MATHLMVRRRDLLAASAAAVGIAFSAVSVSTVVAQSRTKTTYIMTGFTPGLVDGLARLVAAQMKDYAETIVVETRPGAAGRLAVQAVRAADADGSVMLLAPLGFMTLYPHVYKTLKYEPQDFTPVSIVASSPTLVTVGPKVPGDVRTLADFVAWCRANPTEATYGTAGVGNTLHFIGAMLGRSAGFGFLHVPYQGNAAIQDLLKGEIASAIMPIGSSLGLVQSGQLRALATTGPRRSSFLPDVPTMAEAGYPSLEDLTRYGFFVPAKTPADTVERLGRSIHEALSTNEVKSGMTGMSLEIESISTTAFAQLIGSESERWKAIVQATGFTPID from the coding sequence ATGGCGACACATCTTATGGTCAGACGTCGCGACCTGCTTGCAGCCTCGGCGGCAGCGGTCGGTATCGCGTTCTCCGCTGTTTCGGTATCGACGGTTGTCGCCCAATCGCGCACGAAAACCACATACATCATGACTGGCTTTACCCCCGGGTTGGTGGACGGCCTAGCAAGGCTCGTTGCCGCGCAGATGAAGGATTATGCGGAGACGATAGTCGTAGAGACCCGGCCAGGTGCAGCCGGTCGCCTCGCGGTGCAGGCCGTCAGGGCCGCTGACGCCGACGGATCAGTCATGCTGCTCGCTCCGCTTGGATTTATGACGCTCTATCCGCACGTCTACAAGACGCTCAAATACGAGCCACAGGACTTCACTCCAGTTTCGATCGTCGCCTCGAGCCCAACGCTGGTGACGGTCGGTCCGAAGGTGCCGGGTGACGTAAGGACTCTTGCCGATTTCGTCGCCTGGTGCCGCGCCAATCCCACGGAAGCCACCTACGGTACGGCGGGTGTCGGAAACACACTGCACTTCATCGGTGCGATGCTGGGGCGTAGTGCAGGCTTCGGATTTCTTCACGTGCCCTATCAAGGCAACGCCGCAATCCAGGATCTTCTCAAGGGCGAGATCGCATCGGCCATTATGCCGATAGGAAGCTCATTGGGGCTTGTCCAATCCGGGCAACTTCGTGCGCTGGCGACGACCGGGCCACGTCGCAGCTCATTTCTTCCCGATGTGCCGACGATGGCTGAGGCCGGTTATCCGTCCCTTGAGGATCTCACGCGCTATGGATTCTTCGTTCCGGCGAAGACGCCGGCCGATACCGTCGAGAGGCTCGGCCGGTCCATTCATGAGGCCCTGAGCACCAACGAGGTCAAGTCCGGCATGACAGGAATGTCACTTGAAATCGAGTCGATCTCCACGACGGCCTTTGCGCAGCTGATCGGGTCGGAATCCGAACGATGGAAGGCGATCGTGCAAGCGACGGGCTTCACCCCGATCGACTGA
- a CDS encoding LysR family transcriptional regulator, which produces MQSIELARRRLKLRDLHILVVVAMRGSMAKAAAELGISQPAVSRAIADMEEGLGLRLLDRGRHGVEPTAYGRALIKRGVTIFDELTQGLQELEFLADPTVGELRIGSSENVAAGLLPAVIDRFSRQYPGIRLNVSQAVLGTSQYRELRERSIDLLLGWIPTPFAEEDLLAERVFDDPSGVVAGRQSKWARSSKVSMSDLADEAWILPPSDTFPGSAAAKLFREVGLNMPRTPLTTLSIHLCCRLAATGRFVTLLPSSIVRFGGRDLSLKMLPVKLPRRPPVHVAVVRMKNRTISPAAEKFIDCVREISNSIVEKPRLRR; this is translated from the coding sequence ATGCAATCCATCGAACTGGCTCGGCGCCGTCTCAAACTTCGCGACCTGCATATTCTGGTCGTTGTAGCGATGCGGGGCAGCATGGCGAAGGCCGCGGCAGAGCTTGGCATTTCTCAGCCGGCAGTATCGAGGGCAATCGCCGATATGGAGGAGGGACTGGGGCTTCGCCTTCTCGACCGCGGCCGCCATGGCGTAGAACCTACTGCCTATGGCCGCGCGCTCATCAAGCGCGGTGTGACAATTTTCGACGAACTGACGCAGGGCTTGCAAGAACTCGAATTTCTTGCCGATCCGACCGTTGGAGAGCTGCGCATCGGCAGTTCTGAGAACGTAGCGGCCGGCCTGCTCCCTGCCGTCATCGACCGCTTCTCGCGGCAGTATCCCGGCATTCGCTTGAACGTCTCACAAGCGGTGCTTGGTACGAGTCAGTATCGCGAGCTACGCGAGCGTAGCATCGATCTGTTGCTGGGCTGGATTCCCACGCCTTTCGCGGAAGAAGATCTACTGGCGGAGCGCGTATTTGACGATCCTAGCGGCGTGGTGGCCGGCAGGCAAAGCAAATGGGCGCGGTCCTCCAAGGTCAGCATGTCCGATCTGGCCGACGAAGCCTGGATCTTGCCTCCTTCCGATACGTTTCCGGGTTCTGCAGCGGCTAAGCTGTTCCGCGAAGTCGGCTTAAACATGCCTCGCACGCCTCTCACAACGCTATCCATTCATCTCTGCTGCAGGCTTGCCGCGACCGGGCGCTTTGTCACGCTGCTGCCCAGCTCCATTGTGCGGTTCGGCGGACGTGATCTGTCGCTGAAAATGCTCCCGGTAAAGCTGCCACGAAGGCCGCCCGTGCACGTCGCTGTTGTAAGAATGAAGAACCGCACCATCAGTCCTGCGGCCGAGAAGTTCATTGACTGCGTTCGCGAGATTTCCAACTCCATAGTCGAAAAACCGCGGCTCCGCAGGTGA